A window of Castanea sativa cultivar Marrone di Chiusa Pesio chromosome 1, ASM4071231v1 contains these coding sequences:
- the LOC142606835 gene encoding protein IQ-domain 26-like has product MGRATRWLKGLFGIKKDKENSNSSYRKDKKCCSSIGSNSGKDSVALCHNPGTIPPNISVAEAAWLKSYYSAESEKEQNKHAIAVAAATAAAADAAVAAAQAAVAVVRLTSHGRGTIFGGGHERWAAVKIQTFFRGYLSRKALRALKGLVKLQALVRGYLVRKQATATLHSMQALIRAQATVRAQKARGLINKETNRFEIRARKSMERFEDTRSEQQTASIHSRRLSAPLDTTSNSIDESPKIVEVDTGTPKSRSRRTNTSVSDFGDDTPYQALSSPLPSRIPARLVIPDCRNFQDYDWGLTGEEYRFSTAQSTPRFVNPGGSNAPVTPAKSVCADNFFRGYGNFPNYMASTQSFKAKLRSYSAPKQRPEPGPKKRFSLNEMMESRSSLSGVRMQRSCSQVQEAISFKNAVMCKLERSSEFVREPERYYLQRKW; this is encoded by the exons ATGGGTAGGGCAACAAGGTGGCTTAAGGGGTTGTTTGGGATaaagaaagacaaagagaaTTCCAATTCCAGTTACCGGAAAGACAAGAAATGTTGTAGTAGTATAGGCAGCAACTCTGGGAAAGACTCTGTGGCCTTGTGTCATAATCCAGGGACTATTCCCCCAAATATATCAGTTGCCGAGGCTGCTTGGCTAAAGTCATACTACAGTGCAGAATCAGAGAAGGAGCAGAACAAGCACGCCATTGCTGTGGCAGCAGCAACGGCAGCTGCAGCTGATGCTGCAGTGGCTGCTGCTCAAGCTGCTGTGGCTGTAGTGAGGCTTACAAGCCATGGCAGGGGCACCATCTTTGGTGGTGGACATGAGAGGTGGGCTGCTGTGAAGATTCAAACTTTCTTTAGGGGATATTTG TCCAGAAAAGCGCTGCGAGCACTGAAAGGACTGGTGAAGTTACAGGCACTTGTTAGAGGCTATTTAGTGCGCAAGCAGGCCACTGCAACTCTTCACAGTATGCAGGCACTTATTAGAGCTCAAGCCACTGTTCGGGCCCAGAAAGCTCGCGGGCTCATCAACAAGGAAACTAATAGATTTGAAATCCGAGCACGAAAATCCATG GAGAGATTTGAAGACACAAGAAGTGAGCAGCAGACAGCTTCAATCCACAGCAGAAGGCTATCAGCTCCACTGGACACCACAAGTAACAGCATTGACGAAAGCCCAAAAATTGTGGAGGTTGATACAGGCACGCCTAAATCAAGATCTCGCAGAACAAACACTTCTGTTTCAGACTTTGGCGATGACACACCTTATCAAGCACTCTCTTCCCCACTCCCAAGTCGAATTCCTGCCCGTTTAGTGATACCTGATTGCCGGAACTTCCAAGACTATGATTGGGGCTTAACTGGCGAGGAATATAGGTTCTCCACCGCGCAAAGCACCCCACGTTTTGTGAATCCAGGAGGGTCTAATGCACCGGTCACGCCTGCTAAGAGTGTCTGTGCTGATAACTTCTTCAGGGGATATGGGAATTTTCCCAACTACATGGCTAGTACTCAATCTTTTAAGGCTAAGTTGAGGTCTTATAGTGCACCTAAGCAAAGACCTGAGCCAGGGCCAAAGAAAAGGTTTTCACTTAATGAAATGATGGAGTCAAGGAGTAGTTTGAGTGGGGTTAGGATGCAAAGGTCATGTTCACAGGTACAAGAAGCTATTAGTTTCAAGAATGCTGTAATGTGCAAGCTTGAGAGGTCCTCAGAGTTTGTTAGAGAGCCAGAGAGATATTACTTGCAGAGGAAGTGGTGA